AGCCCAGGCTTTCACAACACCATGATTAACATTACCAGACTTTGGACAGGGGCGGAACAGCCCGCGGACCATTTGAGATACGGGCAGGGCCACGGGCACGGCCGCTCCGCGGGAGGCGCCGTGGAATCCTGCGCTCCGGCTTCGTCCCGCGTCCGCAAGCCCATTGTGGTCTGGAACATCACGCGCACCTGCAACCTCAAGTGCGTGCATTGCTATGCGGACGCCTCCGCCCGGAAATTTGAAGGGGAGCTGGATTGGGACCAGTGCTGCGCGGTCATTGACGATCTGGCGGACTACAAGGTGAACGCCCTGCTGTTCTCCGGCGGGGAGCCGCTGGTGCACCCGCGCTTCATGGAGCTGCTGGAACGGGCCACTGGAAAAGGGCTGAAAGTGACCATTTCCACGAACGGCACCCGCATCACGCCGGAGGCCGCCGCGCGGTTCAAGGAACTGGGCGTGGCGTACGTGGGCATTTCCCTGGACGGCATCGGCGCCGTTCATGACAAGTTCCGCGGCGTGAAAGGCTCCTTTGAACAGGCGGTGCGCGGGTTCAAGCTCTGCAGTGAAGTGGGGCAGAAGACGGGCCTGCGCCTGACGCTGACCCGCAACAACGTGCAGTGCATGGACCAGATTCTGGACTTCATTGACGCCAATGACATCCAGCGCGTCTGCTTCTACCATCTGGTGCCCACGGGCCGCGGCGTGGAAGTGCAGACGTTGACGCAGGAGGAAGCGCGGAACGCCATGGATACGCTGATTGCCCGCGTGGAGGAATGGAAGGCGGAAGGCAAAAACCGTGAAGTGC
This portion of the Akkermansia massiliensis genome encodes:
- a CDS encoding radical SAM protein: MINITRLWTGAEQPADHLRYGQGHGHGRSAGGAVESCAPASSRVRKPIVVWNITRTCNLKCVHCYADASARKFEGELDWDQCCAVIDDLADYKVNALLFSGGEPLVHPRFMELLERATGKGLKVTISTNGTRITPEAAARFKELGVAYVGISLDGIGAVHDKFRGVKGSFEQAVRGFKLCSEVGQKTGLRLTLTRNNVQCMDQILDFIDANDIQRVCFYHLVPTGRGVEVQTLTQEEARNAMDTLIARVEEWKAEGKNREVLTVTQPADGIYLLLRQLREGSPLAKETLNLLQWNGGGANSSGRGIANIDTQGVVHPDQFWQSVTLGNVKNNLFSDLWDAKAGAAAEMLPELRGSDNPLERQKKIEGRCGRCVHFALCGGGFRTRAAFANGHWYGSDPGCYLTEEEISTPLPEIR